In Cotesia glomerata isolate CgM1 linkage group LG1, MPM_Cglom_v2.3, whole genome shotgun sequence, one genomic interval encodes:
- the LOC123265079 gene encoding uncharacterized protein LOC123265079 has product MGKWSEGVGMSRTRSCLMYSAPPRFIQIKSITDLPVAEQKVKLADHKYSASNKPLDCSRSRRTPKKGAEASPTTTSGEDSSRRDEFEDCQSKCSTDHSSESSYYFSFDFKNFNSLSLSSSESTLCDQREEFRRSGGGVLIVCRITLNVAPLGFDIILQLFPQVEIGTLADTSQNVSFVSERLVKAKSDESLISITSSMNPHMCKVKSRSLELLTGIATWNTQPQIVELIKGEKGLGFSILDYQVIQNILQLYIRRKIIVDDYYHINTWIIFQNHKQNLDDSANSSLLNLPDDQQIQSPITESNVEVLSSLPEAADESINIADIAVVCEEDFDILLKNMEINIRSTLHKEEQNQKIYRVNQMLNDINNHENNFGVASKVGDLSIYLSRSRGRNRGRKNRVIGLPASKRNYSIKSFDELREGQKKKYILKLMFDDEDFIEDIILRMKKIELSNLNYVQLNMPDALSSETINLNIVQVYFEDDAFQHLNKLIKLKRHNNTNWTCYSCKNNLDTDDSVECDKCLFWNHWACVELTEAPLNDWFCPKCKLENNN; this is encoded by the exons ATGGGGAAGTGGTCCGAGGGTGTGGGTATGTCTAGGACACGCAGTTGTTTGATGTATTCAGCGCCTCCTAGATTCATCCAGATTAAGTCAATCACCGATTTACCGGTCGCAGAGCAGAAGGTGAAGTTAGCAG atcatAAATATTCAGCCAGTAATAAACCTCTCGATTGTTCACGATCACGCCGTACTCCAAAGAAAGGAGCAGAAGCTAGTCCGACAACAACTTCGGGAGAGGATAGCAGCCGGAGAGATGAATTTGAAGATTGTCAATCGAAATGTTCAACCGATCATAGTTCAGAGTCATCATATTACTTTAGCTTCGACTTCAAGAACTTCAACAGCTTAAGCTTAAGCTCTTCTGAAAGTACACT ATGTGATCAACGGGAAGAGTTCAGGAGATCGGGTGGAGGTGTACTGATTGTATGCAGGATTACACTGAATGTAGCACCTTTAGGATTTGATATTATCCTTCAACTCTTCCCCCAGGTTGAGATC GGTACTTTGGCTGACACATCTCAGAATGTTTCATTTGTATCTGAGCGTCTCGTAAAGGCTAAATCAGATGAATCATTAATCAGTATAACTTCTTCCATGAACCCTCATATGTGTAAAGTAAAATCTCGTTCTTTAGAACTTCTTACTGGAATAGCAACATGGAACACTCAACCTCAAATTGTAGAACTAATTAAAGGAGAAAAAGGACTAGGATTTTCAATTCTAGACTATCAGGTAATACAAAATATTCTACAACTTTATATCAGGAGAAAAATTATCGTGGACGACT ATTATCATATTAATACTTGGATTATTTTTCAGAATCATAAACAGAATCTTGACGATTCAGCTAACTCTTCTCTTCTTAATTTGCCAGACGATCAACAAATTCAATCTCCTATTACTGAATCAAAC GTTGAAGTTTTGTCCTCACTGCCAGAAGCCGCCGATGAATCAATTAATATTGCTGATATCGCCGTAGTTTGTGAAGAAGATTTCGacatcttattaaaaaatatggagATTAATATTAGATCTACGCTCCATAAAGAAGAGCAGAACCAAAAAATCTATCGAGTAAATCAGATGCTGAATGACATTAATAATCATGAAAACAATTTTGGTGTTGCGTCAAAAGTTGGAGATTTATCAATTTACTTGAGCCGATCTCGTGGACGCAATCGAGGTCGAAAAAATCGAGTTATCGGTCTACCAGCTAGTAAAAGAAACTACTCTATAAAATCATTTGATGAATTGAGAGAAggtcagaaaaaaaagtacattttAAAGCTAATGTTCGATGATGAAGATTTTATTGAGGATATTATTTTacgtatgaaaaaaattgagttgtCAAACTTGAATTATGTACAATTGAATATGCCTGACGCTTTAAGTAGTGAAACTATTAACCTAAATATAGTCCAAGTTTATTTTGAAGATGATGCTTTCCaacacttaaataaattgattaaattgaaACGTCATAACAACACTAACTGGACTTGTTACAgttgcaaaaataatttggataCTGACGACAGTGTTGAATGTgacaaatgtttattttggAACCATTGGGCATGTGTTGAGTTGACGGAAGCACCACTTAACGATTGGTTCTGCCCTAAGTGTaaacttgaaaataataattaa